A segment of the Thermococcus sp. genome:
ATCGGGGCGATCCTAGCTCCAAGGTTCTTCAACTCTTTAATAACCAGAGCACTGTAACCCCTCTGGGGAGCCATTATTAAGCGGACTTCCTTCTTATTTGATGCCGTTAGTGTCCCGTGGAGTATACCCAAATACTTTGCAACGTTAGGATTCAGTTCCTGGAGCGTCAGAGGGCCATTGGGGGTTGATACCACGCGGGCCTGTGAGTTAGAAGTAGACGTTGCTGCGGTGTATGGCATAAACACCGGGACTACTGACAGCAACATTACAGCCGCTACAAAAAGGCTCAAAACCTTTCGATTCATTCAAACACCTCCTGTAGTAATGGGCAACACTACTGTAAATCTTGCATTAATATAAATATTTCGCTCATGTAAGGAGAATAAAAGGCCTCAATAACTATAAAACATCCTCTATGACTTATTCGTCGCATGCCGCCAAAAGAACCTCACCTTGGATGCGGTGGATTTTAACGTATATCCCCCACCGGGGAGAAAAACGCGCTGAGCCTTAAAAGCTTGCTCATTATAAAATAAAGAAAATTAGAAGAGATTTAGAGGGCATCAGCCCTCCTTCTGCATGTCCTCGATTGCCTTCTGGAGGAGCTGTACTGCATACATTTCATTGAGATATGCTTTTCTGAGAGGCACTATAAGGCTCGGGTCACTGAGGTGTATGATTATGTTACCACCGGTGAGGTCGAGTGCCTTCTGATAATACTGGGCCGCGGTCTCGTTAAGACTCTTAGCCTGCTGAAGTATCGTGTCGTTAACACCAAGCTTGACGGCCTCACTGTAAAGATTCTCAAACCGCTGGCTGTACATGTTGTAATAGCGGTAGCCAATAAAGTTAAGGGTGTTTATGGTTATCATGGGCTTAACCGGAACCTCCGTGTATCCATCCGCCTCGATTGTCGGGTCCTCCTTGAGGACAACGAAGACGATGCCGCTCTGGACGTAGTAGTAGCCAAGTGGGTTGTTCTCATCGGTTGTAAGCTGCACCTTCTGGCCGTTCTTCCAGACATAGATGTCGGTTATGTTGATGTTCCTGAGGGCAACCACTGCAACACCGTGCTCGCCGATCTTAACATCCGCCTTTATGGTAACTGAGTAGAGATCCTTACTGCCTTCGCTCTTGACCTTCCGGGTGCTAACCACGGCGTTAGTGAGGGTGGCATTCCACGATGCCGCGAGGCTTACGTTGTTGTTTCCGCTGATAACGTTCTGAACGGCGGTTGCATTAACGACAATCGAGGGCACGTTGTTGACGAGCGGAACCTGAACCTCAACGTTCCCGGTGGAGGTTGAAACGTTGGCGACTACTGTGGAGCCGTTGGCGGTAACTTTGGCAGAGCCACCTATTACTCCAACGGTAACGTTCTGGGTTTCGGTGTTAACCTCCGTGATCTTTGCTCTAGTGTGGACGACAAAGTGGACCTCTGCCATGCCCGTGTTGTTGGCAGTATCATCGGCTGTAACCGTAAGGGTATATGTACCGCTTGCAAGGCTGAGTGGGGCCTCATAGAGACCGGTTGTGTTGTTGTAATCCAAGGAGATAGTCTTTCCATCGACGGTTGCGGTAACGTTGGTTATGTTGAGAACATCTACGACTTTCACGGAGAGTTCAAGTGTGCTGGTGTTGTAGACAGTCGGCTCGGGGCTCTTTATGTAGACCATCGGCTCCTTTATGGTCACAACTCTCTGGGGCAGTGCAACTTCCTTGCCGTTTGGATAGACAACGACCACAGTGTAGTTGTAGGTTCCTGCCGGTAGCTGGAGGGCCTGGTCAATTCCCGTGCCGTAGTAGTAGAAGCCTCCCTCTTCGGGTGTCAACTGGTATTCCTTGCCACCAATGAGCACATAAGCGCCCTCAAGTGGCACTATGCTGGCAACGTCGACTTTGAAACTTCCAAAGTTAACGGACGAATTGCTTGGGAGCGAAAGCGGACCGTAGTTGGCTATCGGAACGGTGGCGGTAACAACAGTTTGACCCCCATCGGGGATGGTGACCTTGCTGGTGTTGGCCGCTATCGGGTACTTGCCCCAAGGTGTCTGAAGGAGTATGGTGAAGTTGTACACATAGCCGGTTATATTGTCCTTGAGAAGGTCATGTGGGGCAACAAAGAACGTGGCGTAGTATGGAGTTACGTTGGGATGGGTGGATATGTAGTAAGTTACGTTCCAAATGGCGTTGCTTATATCAAAGGCCATTGGGCTGTTCGGGAACGGGTGGTCCTGCGGAAGGTCTGCGGCGGTTGTCTTGTTGGTTATGTCGCTCCACAGGTAGTCGCTCCAGAAGTCGAGGAAGTTGTGCTCCCATGTGTCATTGCTTACCATTACTCCAACTGGGATACCGGCTGGGATGAACTGAGTGTTACCATACACCCCATCGACAACCTCTCCCCTAACCGGGTGTTTTATGCCAACTACTGCCATAAGGTCCGGTGTGTAGTTGGCTGCCTTTGGCACGTAGACAAAGGCTGAGCTTCCACCCCAAGATACCGGCCACTCTATCTGGTACTGAACCGGGAAGATTCCATCGACTGTGGTGTTGAAGTACTCACCGGCACTGCGAACGGCTTGGTACGAGAAGTACCAGTATCCGTTGTATCCCCAGTCCGTACCCCACGAGTTCACCATGAGGAGGGCTCCCTGTCCGTCTGGGGTCTGGGCAGTGTCATCGTACCCAACTATTGTGACGGCGTGTCCGCCCTGCCAGTTTTGGTAGTAGTTGTTAAAGTTCAGGTAAGGTGCCCTTCCTTGGAGGTATTCACCGATGGGCACGTAGTGTATCATCCACTCAAAGTTTGCAAGGGTGAACAGTGCATCAAAGCCGTTGTTGAGGAACCATCTCTCACCGTTCACTGAATAGGTCGAGAGGTAGAACGTGGCGTTGGTTATCCAGCTCTGGTTGCTGATAAAGCTGGCGTTGACGGCAGCCTCAAGCTGTCCGGCCGCTACATACACCGGCTCGTTGAGATTAATTCCAAGCTTGTTCTGGAGGACGTCTTTCATTAAGTCAACCGACATGTTGCCCTCTTCGATCATCCTCAAAAGCGCTGCAGTATTGCCGGTTGTGGCAGATGCCCAGACGTTATAGTTCCTTTGAGCGTAGTCAAGGAGGTCTTCTACGGTCCACGAGGCGTATGAACCGTTGGTCCAATACTCCTGCCCGAACTTGTTAGCATAATGCGCGTAGAACTCAAGGTACCCAAGGAACTGTCCGGGCTGGCCAAGGAATTGGAAGCTTGGCAGGACGTTTATTGTTGTCTGGAGAACGTATCCTTTCGCGAGGAGTGCCTTGGTGTAGTTCCACTGGGTAGCGTTGGTGAAATTCAGGTAGTACCACTGACCCGGTATCTGGTACAGCTCGGGGGTACCTGGTTCGTAATACTGCCACGCATACATGGCGCTTGTGCCGCTGTTGTGTGCGGCTTCTTCCCACTGGGTGAGGTTGGGCCAGACCCAAGCGTAGTTAGAGGGATCTCCATACGGGCCGAGAACATAAAGCGGGAAGTCATTAAGGGGAACCGCACCAATGGTGGATATGAGGTTCATCGCGTCCCAGGGGTTACTCCCCTCATCAGCACCACCATTGATGAGGTTGTAGGTAAATGTTGGGTTCATGATATCGCTGGCAGTACTCGGGTGAGGGTTGTTCCTCCACCAGTTCAGCATGTAGGTCCATACATAATAGGTTGAACTCCAAGCGTTGCACGAGCCAACGTAGCCCTGGTTCCCAATGGGTGGGAGGTAAAGACTGTTGTTCATTTCTGCCGGCAGGGTTGTGGGAACACTTGAAGTCCCGTTCGGGAGAAGGATGCTGGCGCTTATTGGATTAAAGGGTGCATTTTTGACTGCGGTCTCAAAAGCATTCTGAGTCAGGGGGTTAAAGTGGAATCCAACTACCTGCTCGTACTGGTCTAAGGGTGCCTTTAGAGCACCCGTCCTGTGAGCCATCAATGGCATCATGTCGTTTGTGAACCTCTGCGGGAGGGTGACTTTGGTGGTAGCTCTAACCTCAGGGAATACAGTAGCGGAGGCAAGTGTAGCGCCCATTGAAATTACTGCCGCCAACATCACTACCGCGACTAAAAGGCTCAAAGCCTTCCGATTCATTCGAACACCTCCGATCATAATGGTCAACACTACTGTGAATTCAGCATGGATATAAATATTTCGTTCACAGTGGGGGATAAAAGGCCTCAATGACCATAAAACATCCCTCCACGGCCCATATCTACCGGTAACGCTCGATAGATTCGTAAGATATCCAAAGAAGTGTGTACCCCCTTGAGAGAGTGAGCATGAGCTAAATGTCCCATTTGTGAGGACATCAAGTATTCTCCAGGAACCTACCAAAAGGCATAAAACGGGCGAAAGCAGAGAAGAACGGCGGATGGTGAGACCAATGAAAAGAAGAGATCTCGTTCTAACTATCACCCTGATTCTGCTTATAGCAGCCGCTGGTGTGGTCCTCAATTACAGCACGGAGCACTACAAAGGCGGTGAGATTTACGAGGCCGCAAACCATGCCTACGGTCTTCTTGTCAAGGGATTCAACGTCACGATAACTGTAAAAACTGTGAACGGGAGCATTATCAGCGGCACCCTCTTCAGTGTCCAGGGTTCGACTATATACATAATAAAGGATGGAAAAGTGCTGAGCATTGGGGGGCCAAGCTCAACAATGGAGGAGATAAAGGCTGAGGAGATACACATCTCCTATAAAGGAAAGGTCTACGTCTATGATCTCCCACCCCAACTGGGAAAGCTCGGTGATATAATAGATAACCTCAAGGTTCCGGCTTACTCGGAGAGGTTCGGCGGGACTATCTACATCGAGGGCAACATAAGCCCGATAACCCTCGGTATGCTGAAGTACAAGGCGGACTACAAGTCCTACGGCTCCCTAACTATAAACCAGATGAGTTCAAACGGTGCCATAATCACCGCTAACAGGGTTCCGCTGAGCTTTTTAAAGGAATACCTAAGTGGGTACAGGGTTTACATGTATGGCATCCTCTACGTGAACTCGAACGAGAGGAACCTGAACCTCAAGCTCCTTGAGGTGAGGACTGGATGAAGGGACTGCCCCTACTGATTCCAGTGGCTTTCATAACGTTCATAGCGATAGGACTTGCCGAACCCAAGACGATAGCCGTTGGGACTGCCTTTGCCATAGCGATGGTCCTTGGAATATACTGGGGTGATGGAATTGAATGGGAAGATCAAGGCCTGAGGTTCAGGGATGAGTATGCGGTCTGGGCCTTTTGGGGGTCAATAGGAATAATCGCCCTTCAAATCCTCCTGCTCGGAAAGGTGCCTCTCCTCGACCCGGCTATAAGGACCCACCTCCTGCCTGAACTGACAGCCCTCACCTACTTCCTCGGAGTCCCGTCGAGCGTATACCTCTTCCTCAAGGGAAAGCGCTACTCCCTCCTCTACCCTTTCATCGTTGCCCTCTACGCCTACAGGACCCCGGTTCTAGTTGACCTGCTGGCTATAGGCTCGGCCTACTACGAGAGACTGCGCTCCGAGGGAAAGCTTAAGCCAGTCCACGTAGTGGCTATACTCATGGGCGTCCTCATTATGGGGGCTGTGATGACGGAAATGCGGGGACAGGGCATTTCAAGCCTCTGGACGAGGGTGCAAAGTTCTACCTCGGTCCTCGACGTGATAGTCTGGCGCGGGGACTGGGCAGGTACTTACCATGGGGAACTCCAATGGCTCGGAGTCAGCTCATACTTTGAGGGGGGTTACTCCCCAAGGGGGCTTGTGGCGAAGTTCCTCTACGTCCACACCGGTGTGACGATAACCCCTACTCTACTCGGGGGGATGTACCTTGACTTTGGGGTGTTTGCAATCTTAGAGGGCCTCCTCTTGGGGCTTTACTATGGTATGATACAGAACGCCCGGAACCCGGTCACGCTGTCCCTCTACTACGCGACCCTAGCGTATGGGCTGGTGGGGGTTGAGACCGGGATACTCGACCTCCCAGTTTATCTGCTGTTTCTGATCGGAGCCTACATCTTGGTGAAGGGATGGCAGAGAAGGAGGGCGACGCGTGAGGCCGTCTGATGCGGCGTTTGCAGTGGTATGGGCATATCTCGGAGCGGCCCTTACTGGGAAGCTCATCTACTCGGACATACTCGGAAAACCCCTTGTTGCCCCTGCAGTTTATGCCGTCGTATTCCTCCTCACGGTCATGGCATCGTACGTGCTCTGGGGCAAGAGCAATTCCATGATTCGCTGGAGAGAAGCCCTCTACCTTGGTCTTACCCTCCTGTTCCTCATTCCCCTAGGGCCAGTTTATTTTCTCGCGGGCATCCCCGCCATGGGGCTGGCCATTTGGCTCCTAAGAAAGGCGGTATTCCTGGGGAGGGCCAGGAGGATAGGAATTATTGGGGGGGTTATAGCCGTAGCACTCTTCTCCATTGGCATAGTCGCCTTTGGCGTCCCGCTGATGAAGCCCTGGCTGAGGTACACGGTAGCGAGCGTTCCCTTTCTGGCCGCGGGGGATGTTTTGATAATCGCCATCGGGGCGTACCCCTCCCCCTGGCTCATGCTCCTCGGACTCGTGATAGCCATCGTAGGAGCTTCTAGGACGGTCGGAATAGGGGTTCTGACGGCTTACATACTCGCCGAAGCCTACGGGGGCATCTCCCTTAGGGCGTTCGTGAAGAAGAAAAGCCTGCTGATCCTGACGATTTTTCTCTTCGCTGCGATGCTCCTAGCGCGATACTGGGTAACAAGGCACCTCTACCCCGACTGGAGTCTCGGACTCATTGGAACGCTTTTTTACAGGGTTGGCTCAACCTACACCGTCTACGAGCACCTTTTTGAGTGGGGAATGCCCTTCGGAAATCACATCCTCCTCTTCCAGAGTGACCCCACTGGCTACGTTGGCCACCTCTTCGGCAGGGATGTCGGCTACACTTATTCACTCTTCGGCCAGCCGGCCTACGATTTTGGGATAATCGGGATTGTAGAGGCGGTTTTTCTCGGGGTGCTCCTAAGGGAGGCGGACCGCTCGGCAGTAACCGGGACCTTCGCCTTCACCCTCCTCGTCCTCATGACGGAGATAGGTATAGAGGGTGCCTTCCTATCGGCCTTATCCTACGCGGCGTTCCTCGGGATAAAGTTTGATATGGGTGATGCAGGATGGAGAAAAAGGTGACGGTTATCCTAATCTTCGCCTCCGCACTGTTGCTCCAGCTGTTCTCGCTTCCCCCCAATGACACGCTGACCTACGACGGGGCACTCTACATTGATATAGCCAGGAGCCTCACGCACGGCATCTCTAACTTCACCTATCAAGGGATATACATGATGTACCGCCCCCCTCTCTACCCGTACACACTTTCGCTCTTCTACCACTTCATCCACGAACCGCTGAGCCAGCTGACCGTTGCTAGGCTCGTTTCGGCGGTCTCTTTTGCCCTCACCGCCGTCGTTACGTACCTGCTCGCCCAAGGGATGTTCCGGAGCGAGGTTAAAGCCCTCGCCGCCGTGGGGTTCTTCATCTTCAATCCACTGGCCTTCACTATGGGGACCAGGGAGCTTGTCCACAGTGAGTTCACGTTCTTCTACACGCTCGCGGTTTATCTCTTTTATACCGGGAAAAAGAGCGGGAGAGGGATGAGAATCTACGGGGCGTTCATTTCAGCGGGTCTGGCAATACTCACAAGGTACACTGGGCTTTCGATAATAGCGGTCTTCTTAGCATACTTATGGTTCACTGAGGACTGGAGATGGATTAAGAGAAGAGAGTACTGGATAGGGTTTGGGATTCTCCTCATGACACTGCTCCCCTGGTTCTACCTTGGGCACGTTCACTATGGAGGGGTTTTCAGACCCTTCAGTATTGCCTCAAGGGTTGTAACCTTGGACAGACCGGTTTCGGTGTCGAACTACTTCCACCTCCTTCTGAAGGACATGGGGCGCGTCCTGCCCGCCATAGCAGCCATAGGCTTCCTCAGGTTGAAGAAGGATGACGAAGGTTGGTTGCTGACAAGCTGGCTCTTCATAGGTTTGATGGGGATACTAACGGTAACCCACAAGGAGACGCGTTTCATCACGTTCCTAGCACCTGCAATTGCATTGATGGCGGTGGAGGGAGTTGAGCTTGCCGTGGATGCCATCTCAGAGGCACTCAGGCGGTTGGGAAAAGAGTCGGGGGT
Coding sequences within it:
- a CDS encoding C1 family peptidase: MNRKALSLLVAVVMLAAVISMGATLASATVFPEVRATTKVTLPQRFTNDMMPLMAHRTGALKAPLDQYEQVVGFHFNPLTQNAFETAVKNAPFNPISASILLPNGTSSVPTTLPAEMNNSLYLPPIGNQGYVGSCNAWSSTYYVWTYMLNWWRNNPHPSTASDIMNPTFTYNLINGGADEGSNPWDAMNLISTIGAVPLNDFPLYVLGPYGDPSNYAWVWPNLTQWEEAAHNSGTSAMYAWQYYEPGTPELYQIPGQWYYLNFTNATQWNYTKALLAKGYVLQTTINVLPSFQFLGQPGQFLGYLEFYAHYANKFGQEYWTNGSYASWTVEDLLDYAQRNYNVWASATTGNTAALLRMIEEGNMSVDLMKDVLQNKLGINLNEPVYVAAGQLEAAVNASFISNQSWITNATFYLSTYSVNGERWFLNNGFDALFTLANFEWMIHYVPIGEYLQGRAPYLNFNNYYQNWQGGHAVTIVGYDDTAQTPDGQGALLMVNSWGTDWGYNGYWYFSYQAVRSAGEYFNTTVDGIFPVQYQIEWPVSWGGSSAFVYVPKAANYTPDLMAVVGIKHPVRGEVVDGVYGNTQFIPAGIPVGVMVSNDTWEHNFLDFWSDYLWSDITNKTTAADLPQDHPFPNSPMAFDISNAIWNVTYYISTHPNVTPYYATFFVAPHDLLKDNITGYVYNFTILLQTPWGKYPIAANTSKVTIPDGGQTVVTATVPIANYGPLSLPSNSSVNFGSFKVDVASIVPLEGAYVLIGGKEYQLTPEEGGFYYYGTGIDQALQLPAGTYNYTVVVVYPNGKEVALPQRVVTIKEPMVYIKSPEPTVYNTSTLELSVKVVDVLNITNVTATVDGKTISLDYNNTTGLYEAPLSLASGTYTLTVTADDTANNTGMAEVHFVVHTRAKITEVNTETQNVTVGVIGGSAKVTANGSTVVANVSTSTGNVEVQVPLVNNVPSIVVNATAVQNVISGNNNVSLAASWNATLTNAVVSTRKVKSEGSKDLYSVTIKADVKIGEHGVAVVALRNINITDIYVWKNGQKVQLTTDENNPLGYYYVQSGIVFVVLKEDPTIEADGYTEVPVKPMITINTLNFIGYRYYNMYSQRFENLYSEAVKLGVNDTILQQAKSLNETAAQYYQKALDLTGGNIIIHLSDPSLIVPLRKAYLNEMYAVQLLQKAIEDMQKEG
- a CDS encoding glycosyltransferase family 39 protein, with the protein product MEKKVTVILIFASALLLQLFSLPPNDTLTYDGALYIDIARSLTHGISNFTYQGIYMMYRPPLYPYTLSLFYHFIHEPLSQLTVARLVSAVSFALTAVVTYLLAQGMFRSEVKALAAVGFFIFNPLAFTMGTRELVHSEFTFFYTLAVYLFYTGKKSGRGMRIYGAFISAGLAILTRYTGLSIIAVFLAYLWFTEDWRWIKRREYWIGFGILLMTLLPWFYLGHVHYGGVFRPFSIASRVVTLDRPVSVSNYFHLLLKDMGRVLPAIAAIGFLRLKKDDEGWLLTSWLFIGLMGILTVTHKETRFITFLAPAIALMAVEGVELAVDAISEALRRLGKESGVRKRTVLVAGIALLVLIPVASSAHSLHERWNMEGAAEATVLSRISAEHPAESLLVSPGLYTMAGFYYPHARVDMALDRKTVLQRVSEGYYGVIILKEPSNHLNIEESGRYVLTEEFYNGKFRIYLLKKNKER